Proteins encoded together in one Meles meles chromosome 7, mMelMel3.1 paternal haplotype, whole genome shotgun sequence window:
- the DDX11 gene encoding ATP-dependent DNA helicase DDX11 isoform X3, translating into MANKTQEVGGIHFPFPFTPYSIQKDFMAELYRVLEAGKIGIFESPTGTGKSLSLICGALSWLRDFEQRKHQEEARLLETGTVPLSDGKEQPLSLSSSCKETPDTPRPAGEPDWVTQFVQKKEERDLVDRLKEEQVRRKKREERLQQIRHNAQLKYAAKRVRQEEEEMERLLCLSREMLAAGAEAEPREPLASGEEELVLAEYESDEEKGAARGVDEDEDDPEEEHVTKIYYCSRTHSQLAQFVHEVQRSPFGKDTRLVSLGSRQNLCINDDVKTLGSAQLINDRCMEMQRSKHERNRAEEEKPKRRRQEHQTACPFYSYEQLQLLRDQVLLGVKDIEQLVALGKEARACPYYGSRFAIPAAQLVVLPYQMLLHAATRRAAGIRLQGQVVLIDEAHNLIDTITGIHSAEVSGSQLCQAHSQLLQYMERYGKRLKAKNLMYIKQILYLLEKFVTVLGGNIKQNPNTQSLSQTGTELKTINDFLFESQIDNINLFKVRRYCERSMISRKLFGFTERYGTVLTPSREQPRLAGFQHFLQTLQPTVAESELGAPVSPVEEGEARLPRPASPLMHIESFLAALTTANQDGRVILSRQGSLFQSSLKFLLLNPAVHFAQVVKECRAVVIAGGTMQPVSDFREQLLACAGVEAERVVEFSCGHVIPPDNILPLVICSGPSSQQLEFTYQKRELPQMIFQEPKKANQVEQVLAEYSRCIKCCGQAGGTVTGALLLSVVGGKMSEGINFSDNLGRCVVMVGMPYPNIRSPELQEKMAYLDQTLPRGPGQPPPGKALVENLCMKAVNQSIGRAIRHQKDFASIVLLDQRYARPPILGKLPAWIRDRVEVKATFGPAFAAMRKFHREKSVPS; encoded by the exons ATGGCTAATAAAACTCAGGAGGTTGGTGGCATccatttcccttttcccttcacaCCCTATTCCATCCAGAAAGACTTCATGGCAGAGCTGTATCGGGTGTTGGAGGCTGGCAAGATTGGAATATTTGAGAGTCCGACTGGCACT gGAAAATCTTTAAGTCTTATTTGTGGGGCTCTTTCCTGGCTCCGTGATTTTGAGCAGAGGAAACATCAGGAAGAGGCACGTCTCCTTGAAACTGGAACTGTCCCCTTAAGTGACGGGAAGGAGCAACCCCTGTCTCTCTCATCCTCCTGCAAAGAGACCCCAGACACCCCGAGGCCTGCAGGAGAGCctgactgggtgactcagtttgtgcagaagaaagaagaaagggaccTGGTGGACCGCCTGAAG GAGGAGCAGGTCAGGAGGAAGAAGCGAGAGGAGCGCCTGCAGCAGATTCGGCACAATGCACAGCTCAAGTATGCAGCCAAGCGCGTG agacaagaggaagaagagatggaGCGTCTCCTCTGCCTCAGCAGGGAGATGCTAGCGGCGGGAGCAGAGGCCGAGCCGCGGGAGCCGCTGGCGtctggggaggaggagctggtCCTCGCCGAGTATGAGAGTGACGAGGAGAAGGGAGCAGCTCGCGG ggtGGACGAGGATGAGGATGACCCAGAGGAAGAACATGTAACTAAG ATTTACTACTGCAGTCGGACACACTcccagctggctcagtttgtGCACGAGGTACAGAGGAGCCCCTTTGGCAAGGACACCCGGCTCGTCTCCCTCGGCTCTCGGCAG AATCTTTGTATAAACGATGATGTGAAAACCCTGGGTTCTGCGCAGCTCATCAATGACCGCTGCATGGAGATGCAGAGAAGCAAACACG AGAGGAACAGAGCTGAGGAAGAGAAGCCCAAGAGGAGAAGGCAGGAGCACCAGACCGCATGCCCCTTCTATAGCTACGAGCAGCTGCAGCTCCTCCGAGACCAGGTCCTGCTGGGGGTGAAGGACATTGAGCAATTGGTGGCACTGGGGAAGGAGGCTCGGGCCTGTCCCTATTACGGGAGCCGGTTTGCCATTCCAGCAGCCCAG ctcgtGGTGCTGCCCTACCAGATGCTGCTGCACGCGGCCACCCGCCGGGCTGCGGGCATCCGGCTGCAGGGCCAGGTGGTGCTCATCGACGAGGCGCACAACCTGATCGACACCATCACGGGCATTCACAGTGCAGAGGTCAGCGGTTCCCAG CTCTGCCAGGCCCATTCCCAGTTGCTCCAGTATATGGAACGATATGG GAAGCGTCTGAAGGCCAAGAACTTGATGTACATCAAACAGATCCTGTATCTGTTGGAGAAGTTTGTGACTGTGTTGGGTG GGAATATTAAGCAAAATCCCAACACACAGAGCCTTTCACAGACAG GGACAGAGCTGAAGACCATCAATGACTTCCTCTTTGAGAGCCAGATCGACAACATCAACCTGTTCAAG GTGCGGCGCTACTGTGAGAGGAGCATGATCAGCAGAAAG CTCTTTGGCTTCACAGAAAGGTACGGCACAGTCCTCACACCCTCCAGGGAGCAGCCCAGACTGGCTGGGTTCCAGCACTTCCTGCAGACCCTGCAGCCCACAGTGGCTGAGAGTGAGTTAGGAG CTCCTGTGAGCCCTGTGGAGGAGGGCGAGGCCAGGCTGCCACGGCCAGCTTCCCCACTGATGCACATCGAATCCTTCTTAGCAGCCCTCACCACTGCCAACCAGGATGGCAGGGTCATCCTGAGCCGCCAAG gaagtcTTTTTCAGAGTAGCCTCAAATTCTTGCTCCTGAATCCAGCTGTACACTTTGCCCAGGTGGTGAAGGAATGCCGGGCCGTGGTCATCGCGGGGGGCACTATGCAGCCG GTGTCTGACTTCCGGGAGCAGCTGCTGGCCTGTGCCGGGGTAGAAGCTGAACGAGTGGTAGAGTTTTCCTGTG GTCATGTGATCCCTCCAGACAATATCTTGCCCTTGGTCATCTGCAGCGGCCCCTCCAGCCAGCAGCTGGAGTTCACGTACCAGAAGAGAGAGCTGCCGCAGATG ATATTTCAGGAACCCAAGAAAGCAAACCAGGTGGAACAGGTGCTGGCGGAGTATTCCAGATGCATTAAG TGTTGTGGCCAGGCGGGAGGCACGGTGACAGGTGCTCTGCTCCTCTCTGTGGTTGGAGGAAAGATGAGTGAAGGCATTAACTTCTCTGACAACCTTGGCCG GTGTGTGGTTATGGTAGGCATGCCCTACCCGAACATCAGGTCACCAGAGCTGCAGGAGAAGATGGCCTACCTGGACCAGACCCTA cccagaGGCCCGGGTCAGCCACCACCAGGGAAGGCTTTGGTGGAGAATCTGTGTATGAAGGCTGTCAACCAATCTATAG GCAGGGCCATCAGGCACCAGAAGGATTTTGCCAGCATAGTGCTTCTGGATCAGCGGTATGCCCGCCCACCTATCCTGGGAAAGCTGCCAGCCTGGATCCGAGACCGTGTAGAGGTCAAAGCCACCTTTGGTCCTGCCTTTGCTGCTATGAGGAAG TTTCATCGTGAGAAGTCTGTCCCTTCCTGA